A window of the Phragmites australis chromosome 20, lpPhrAust1.1, whole genome shotgun sequence genome harbors these coding sequences:
- the LOC133901790 gene encoding subtilisin-like protease SBT3.6 isoform X1, whose translation MRVNPSPSGGILSESRFGEDSIIGVLDTGIWPESASFRDDGVGEVPRRWKGRCVAGDRFNASSCNRKIIGAKWYIKGYEAEYGKMNTTDIYEFMSARDAVGHGTHTASTAAGALVADANFRGLASGVARGGAPRARLAVYKVCWATGDCTSADILAAFDDAIHDGVDVLSVSLGQAPPLPAYVDDVLSIGSFHAVAKGIVVVCSAGNSGPYSETVINSAPWIVTVAAGTIDRIFLAKITLGNNSTYVGQTLYSGKHPSKSMHVVYAEDIASNNADDTDARSCTAGSLNSTLVKGNVVLCFQTRVQRSPAVAVETVKKARGVGVIFAQFLTKDIASSFDIPCLQVDYQVGTAILAYTTSMRNPTVQFGSAKTILGELIGPEVAYFSSRGPSSLSPSVLKPDIAAPGVNILAAWTPAAAISSAIGSVNFKIDSGTSMSCPHISGVVALLKSTHPNWSPAAVKSALVTTATVHDEYGFEIVSEAAPYSQANPFDYGGGHVDPNKAAHPGLVYDMGTSDYVRFLCSMGYNNSAISSMAQQHATCQHTPNSQLNLNVPSITIPELRGKLTVSRTVTNVGPAMSKYRARVEAPPGVAVSVSPSLLTFNSTVNRSTFKVTFQAKLRVQGRYTFGSLTWEDGAHAVRIPLVVRTVISKFYVNA comes from the exons ATGCGAGTGAATCCGTCACCTTCGGGTGGAATCCTCTCGGAGAGTAGATTTGGGGAGGATTCCATTATCGGTGTACTAGATACCG GGATATGGCCGGAGTCGGCCAGTTTTAGAGACGACGGCGTCGGCGAGGTTCCACGGCGGTGGAAAGGACGATGTGTCGCCGGAGACAGATTCAATGCTTCCAGCTGCAATAG GAAAATAATAGGCGCGAAATGGTACATCAAAGGGTACGAAGCCGAGTACGGGAAGATGAACACGACCGACATATACGAGTTCATGTCCGCGAGAGATGCTGTCGGACACGGAACGCACACAGCGTCCACTGCTGCCGGTGCTCTGGTGGCTGATGCAAACTTCAGAGGGCTTGCCAGTGGTGTAGCAAGGGGAGGGGCACCCAGGGCAAGGCTGGCCGTTTACAAAGTGTGCTGGGCCACCGGAGACTGTACTTCTGCAGACATCCTTGCTGCTTTTGACGACGCCATACACGACGGTGTCGATGTGCTTTCAGTGTCCCTGGGGCAAGCACCACCACTCCCtgcttatgttgatgatgtctTGTCCATCGGATCCTTCCATGCTGTTGCAAAAGGAATTGTTGTGGTCTGCTCTGCAGGAAACTCCGGACCTTATTCAGAGACGGTGATCAACTCAGCACCCTGGATTGTGACCGTTGCTGCTGGCACCATTGATAGGATTTTCCTTGCAAAGATCACCCTTGGCAACAATAGCACTTATGTG GGTCAAACACTGTACTCCGGAAAGCATCCTTCCAAAAGTATGCATGTAGTCTATGCTGAAGATATTGCATCTAATAATGCTGATGATACAGATGCAAG AAGCTGCACTGCAGGATCTCTGAATTCTACTCTAGTGAAGGGAAATGTGGTGCTTTGCTTCCAAACACGAGTACAGAGATCACCAGCAGTGGCAGTGGAGACTGTCAAGAAAGCTCGTGGTGTTGGAGTCATCTTCGCCCAGTTCTTAACCAAGGATATTGCGTCTTCATTTGATATTCCCTGTCTTCAAGTAGATTATCAAGTTGGAACAGCTATACTTGCGTACACTACTAGCATGAG AAACCCAACGGTTCAATTTGGCTCAGCAAAAACAATTCTTGGAGAACTGATAGGCCCAGAAGTTGCATATTTCTCGTCTCGGGGTCCAAGTTCTCTGTCACCCTCTGTTCTGAAG CCAGACATCGCCGCCCCAGGTGTAAACATTTTGGCCGCATGGACACCTGCTGCCGCCATATCATCAGCCATTGGATCTGTGAACTTCAAGATCGATTCAGGAACCTCGATGTCCTGCCCCCACATTTCAGGCGTGGTCGCTCTCCTCAAATCAACGCATCCTAATTGGAGTCCTGCTGCAGTAAAATCAGCACTGGTCACAACAG CCACTGTCCATGACGAATATGGGTTTGAAATTGTATCCGAGGCAGCACCCTACAGCCAGGCAAACCCATTTGATTACGGAGGTGGTCATGTGGATCCAAATAAGGCCGCACATCCCGGTCTCGTGTACGACATGGGGACATCTGACTATGTGCGCTTCCTTTGCTCCATGGGCTACAACAACTCGGCCATCAGCTCCATGGCTCAACAGCATGCGACCTGCCAGCACACACCAAATTCGCAGTTGAATCTGAATGTGCCATCCATCACAATTCCCGAACTGAGGGGCAAACTGACAGTGTCAAGAACAGTCACCAATGTCGGCCCGGCCATGTCAAAGTACAGAGCTCGTGTAGAAGCTCCTCCAGGAGTGGCCGTCTCCGTGAGCCCCTCCCTCCTGACCTTCAACTCGACAGTCAACAGGTCGACGTTCAAGGTGACATTCCAGGCTAAACTGAGGGTGCAAGGGAGGTACACCTTCGGCAGCCTGACATGGGAGGACGGCGCCCACGCGGTGAGGATCCCTCTGGTGGTTCGGACGGTGATCAGCAAGTTCTACGTCAATGCGTGA
- the LOC133901790 gene encoding subtilisin-like protease SBT3.6 isoform X2, whose protein sequence is MNTTDIYEFMSARDAVGHGTHTASTAAGALVADANFRGLASGVARGGAPRARLAVYKVCWATGDCTSADILAAFDDAIHDGVDVLSVSLGQAPPLPAYVDDVLSIGSFHAVAKGIVVVCSAGNSGPYSETVINSAPWIVTVAAGTIDRIFLAKITLGNNSTYVGQTLYSGKHPSKSMHVVYAEDIASNNADDTDARSCTAGSLNSTLVKGNVVLCFQTRVQRSPAVAVETVKKARGVGVIFAQFLTKDIASSFDIPCLQVDYQVGTAILAYTTSMRNPTVQFGSAKTILGELIGPEVAYFSSRGPSSLSPSVLKPDIAAPGVNILAAWTPAAAISSAIGSVNFKIDSGTSMSCPHISGVVALLKSTHPNWSPAAVKSALVTTATVHDEYGFEIVSEAAPYSQANPFDYGGGHVDPNKAAHPGLVYDMGTSDYVRFLCSMGYNNSAISSMAQQHATCQHTPNSQLNLNVPSITIPELRGKLTVSRTVTNVGPAMSKYRARVEAPPGVAVSVSPSLLTFNSTVNRSTFKVTFQAKLRVQGRYTFGSLTWEDGAHAVRIPLVVRTVISKFYVNA, encoded by the exons ATGAACACGACCGACATATACGAGTTCATGTCCGCGAGAGATGCTGTCGGACACGGAACGCACACAGCGTCCACTGCTGCCGGTGCTCTGGTGGCTGATGCAAACTTCAGAGGGCTTGCCAGTGGTGTAGCAAGGGGAGGGGCACCCAGGGCAAGGCTGGCCGTTTACAAAGTGTGCTGGGCCACCGGAGACTGTACTTCTGCAGACATCCTTGCTGCTTTTGACGACGCCATACACGACGGTGTCGATGTGCTTTCAGTGTCCCTGGGGCAAGCACCACCACTCCCtgcttatgttgatgatgtctTGTCCATCGGATCCTTCCATGCTGTTGCAAAAGGAATTGTTGTGGTCTGCTCTGCAGGAAACTCCGGACCTTATTCAGAGACGGTGATCAACTCAGCACCCTGGATTGTGACCGTTGCTGCTGGCACCATTGATAGGATTTTCCTTGCAAAGATCACCCTTGGCAACAATAGCACTTATGTG GGTCAAACACTGTACTCCGGAAAGCATCCTTCCAAAAGTATGCATGTAGTCTATGCTGAAGATATTGCATCTAATAATGCTGATGATACAGATGCAAG AAGCTGCACTGCAGGATCTCTGAATTCTACTCTAGTGAAGGGAAATGTGGTGCTTTGCTTCCAAACACGAGTACAGAGATCACCAGCAGTGGCAGTGGAGACTGTCAAGAAAGCTCGTGGTGTTGGAGTCATCTTCGCCCAGTTCTTAACCAAGGATATTGCGTCTTCATTTGATATTCCCTGTCTTCAAGTAGATTATCAAGTTGGAACAGCTATACTTGCGTACACTACTAGCATGAG AAACCCAACGGTTCAATTTGGCTCAGCAAAAACAATTCTTGGAGAACTGATAGGCCCAGAAGTTGCATATTTCTCGTCTCGGGGTCCAAGTTCTCTGTCACCCTCTGTTCTGAAG CCAGACATCGCCGCCCCAGGTGTAAACATTTTGGCCGCATGGACACCTGCTGCCGCCATATCATCAGCCATTGGATCTGTGAACTTCAAGATCGATTCAGGAACCTCGATGTCCTGCCCCCACATTTCAGGCGTGGTCGCTCTCCTCAAATCAACGCATCCTAATTGGAGTCCTGCTGCAGTAAAATCAGCACTGGTCACAACAG CCACTGTCCATGACGAATATGGGTTTGAAATTGTATCCGAGGCAGCACCCTACAGCCAGGCAAACCCATTTGATTACGGAGGTGGTCATGTGGATCCAAATAAGGCCGCACATCCCGGTCTCGTGTACGACATGGGGACATCTGACTATGTGCGCTTCCTTTGCTCCATGGGCTACAACAACTCGGCCATCAGCTCCATGGCTCAACAGCATGCGACCTGCCAGCACACACCAAATTCGCAGTTGAATCTGAATGTGCCATCCATCACAATTCCCGAACTGAGGGGCAAACTGACAGTGTCAAGAACAGTCACCAATGTCGGCCCGGCCATGTCAAAGTACAGAGCTCGTGTAGAAGCTCCTCCAGGAGTGGCCGTCTCCGTGAGCCCCTCCCTCCTGACCTTCAACTCGACAGTCAACAGGTCGACGTTCAAGGTGACATTCCAGGCTAAACTGAGGGTGCAAGGGAGGTACACCTTCGGCAGCCTGACATGGGAGGACGGCGCCCACGCGGTGAGGATCCCTCTGGTGGTTCGGACGGTGATCAGCAAGTTCTACGTCAATGCGTGA
- the LOC133901792 gene encoding uncharacterized protein LOC133901792, producing MLGVFLRVPAPIPPLLPAPTRSLLLRRRSHRLPPATPMASASVRDTDAKSPDAAPAPEPPEKPLPGDCCGSGCVRCVYDVYYDELDAYNKALAAHSSSSSGGKASADSKPSDDAKS from the coding sequence ATGCTGGGCGTGTTCCTCCGCGTCCCGGCCCCGATCCCGCCTCTCCTCCCCGCGCCGACGCgctctctcctcctccgccgccgcagccaccGCCTCCCTCCCGCTACGCCCATGGCTTCCGCCTCCGTCCGCGACACCGACGCCAAGAGCCCTGACGCCGCACCGGCCCCGGAGCCGCCCGAGAAGCCGCTCCCGGGCGATTGCTGCGGCAGCGGCTGCGTCCGCTGCGTCTACGACGTCTACTACGACGAGCTCGACGCCTACAACAAGGCCCTCGCCGCCCACTCCTCCTCAAGCTCCGGCGGCAAGGCCTCCGCTGATAGCAAACCCAGCGACGATGCCAAGTCCTGA